GTCATATTGAATCTGGAATATTTCTTGACATGTCTTTTGTACCTTACCTGAAAGGGTATATAATATTTCACATCTGTAACTCCACGtctatttttgaaaaacaaatttcttgtaacagttatgcatagtcaagcaaaacaaatcccctgAATGgtcacatataatataaatatatatgtatgtgtgtatgtatcattCTGTACCCTAAATCTGACATCTTTTTCATGGATAACATGTTCCATCATCTTTCTAGGATTATGAATGCacattttgtttattcataataGCACTTAAAGCTTtcatagttgtttgtttttacatttttgttattgAGTAAATTGTTCTTGGTCCCATTCATTTCATTAGTTTATAAAACtcaaaaacttttttcatttttatttaaaattattaaatttaaagttatttttattcttatttcactCTATCACAGTTCACATAAATGTTTGTacctttttgaaatcttttctttacttcagcACAATAGTACTCCTAATCACATTTCATTTACCCTAGGCTATTCTCCCATCTCTCAACTGATAGACATCtccttcattttctgtttttactttgttttgccaccaaaaaacaaagtcgctataaatattttgttctttctttggagtACAGGCCTAGCAGTGGTAGCTGATTTTGTTCCAatttgttccaaattgcttttcagaatggttgtatccattCACGTATCTAATCAACAATGCATTTCTATGCTTTTTCCCCCCCTCAGCTCCTccatttatccttttttctccctACCACTATTGGACATAAGTTgaaatctcaaaattatttttatttgcgttttttaaaaatactttaaaaatgtattttttaaggaaaaaaattccaagaaaaaggAATTCAGTAAGTTCTTTTTAAATCACTAGAACTAGCAGAATTGGATTCTTTTTCTCACTGAGGAAAAAGTTCTTAATAGCTTAACATTATAAATTTATAGCTATACATACATTTTATCcacatgcaaaacatatttaatattttcatcagtaaattggttaaattttactatgattttttttttttttaaatgaagtatttCACAGATTCAGCAGTTAAAACAGATTTACTTATTGAAGTTGCAATGAGGCAAAGAACctaaaatgttaatttaaataGGCTGGTTGCTTTCCTTGTTAGTTTAAGAGAAGATATTTTAAAGCAAATGGTGAATTGTAATGTTTTTCAAGTCATGTAAACATTTTAGGTATTTATCTTAATTATGTATAGACTTAATTCTTTTAAAACCTAAAATTCCATAGATACCCAAAGTTAGAAGCTTTCCTTTTACTATTAAGTATTATTTCAAAACTGCacagaagaaaattcaatttagTGTTAAGAAATCAACAATGCTTTATCCATACCAAAgtcttataaaatttatttataaatattattacaacTGTAAACAGACATAAAGATTATTCCTTTAAATTTACTTTGGAATACACAGACCTCCAGAAATAAAGATTAAGGTATATATGAAATTTACTTTACCTTAATGTTTATGGTTTAAGAGTACAATTTTAAAATCAGCAACCAGATCTTTTGtcttatgtttaaaatgaaatgaacaagataatttaaatgtaaaatgaatagtGTCATCTTATGTAGTGGCAAACAGAGTCAACAGTCCTTTCAAAAAGGAGACTATTTCATTTCCTCCCAACTTGGATTCACCATAAACTTGATCCACAAAAGAGATAGGAAGTTCTCCAATGGTAAAATTCAGTTGCCTAGCTCAAACAATCATTTCCATCTGGAAGACATATCCTTTAGAAACAcacttttccattaatttttatagaacttcCTTTTGGTATAATCTGAAACTTCCAGTTAAATCAGAAACTCCTGGCCTCAGCAACATTTGAGTTAAGAAGTTGGCTGCTCTGCTGataatttttctcttcaaatccCAGCTATAGACACCTCCATTTCCTTTGTAGCGAGTTCCAGAAACAATGTCAAAATTACCTTCTTTTTGCTTCCTAATGAACTCTGGAATGAAGTGAGAGATCAGCATccataataataatgaagtttCCTATCGCATGTTGCATTCCATGAATATAAGCTGTTCCCAGTCCTAGCTTTTTAGCTCTAGGCCTTAGAATTTTATCTGGTCCATAGAGCTTTTCCAACTGTTAGGCAACTTCCTGTGTCCCATCTGGACTGCCATCTCTATGACAATAATTTCATAGTTGTTTCCACTTTCTTCGAAGCTCTTCACCAACAATCACACGATGAGAGGCAAGTTCTCTTGCTCATTGTAGGTGGGGAGAAGCACCAAGTACTTCTCCGCGCCAGCAGCCCGAGCTGCAGGATTCTTCACTCCTCTTCGCTGAGAGCCTGCACTACTAGAGAGATCGCTGTTGGAGGCCATGGCAGAACTGcctatttgcatttctttaagaaatctggaatatttttccatattacacatatcctggattttttttcccttgagaatgatctgttcatatccttagatcATTTAACTGTTGGAATATGACTCTTTTTCAAACATTTTCCCCTAATGAATGGCTAAATTGTTGATTTATTAAACTGATTCCTTAGGGAAAAAATTCTCTATCCAGATTAGAGGTcaaattatttgattaaaaaaaaaactttcacaaaTTAAATGTCCCCTTTCCTTAATTAGTAGgagttcctgatttttcctttgtttcaaattaTTTGGAAAGTCTTTGTATTCTTCCATGTCTTGAGTTAATTCTTCAGCATTCCCCTATCCCATATTTTTACATAGATTACTTTCCTCTCCATTCCTGAATTCTGTGAAAACCTTTTTgaatttgatatttgatttttataaaagtctttctaatttttcaattccaaattctctttctcaaaACATCTCTTTATAGACATTTGATATCTCAGACACattatgtccaaaatggaacccTTTTCCCTTTAAGCTCAGTTTTACTTATCTTTGAGAAAACCAGAATCATCTTCAAAACAGTTTggctctgctttttaaaaaagtaagttaaaacaaaaatagttcAGAATATAGATCACAAAAATCTTTCTGAAGGAATTGGATAGAAATCAGTAATCCAGTTTCTCACTTAGTTTCTATTTTCAGTCCTGTGTTCATTCCATTCTATGATTTGCCATTCTATTTAAGACTGCTCACTCTACATTGGTAAAGACTCCAGGTATAGCCCTGGattgttcttcctccttccttaagACCTTGAAGCCTCCACAGTGGCTGCTGCACTCtgtctgttttctctctttttgtgtccCTTGGATATTCACCCTTAGACTTCTTGATGACTGGCAGCACTCTTGATAATGGCTGCTGTTCTTTGTGTCTTTGGTGCATAAGGCAGGATTTTAGGCATGGAGGAGCCTTCATCGATGTTTGTTCAGTTGGTTTGACTGACACAGGAGATACAGCCAGACGATGAGAGCCAGCTGGGTAATACCTCGGGTTTAGAACAATAGAGGAAGCTATTCCTTTGGCCCACCAAGCCCTAGTCCATCACTTTAGGGGCCAGCTGCCTAAAACAGGCCCAGCTAGTCTCAAATCTCTGTTTCCAATAACATTTTAGGAGCAGGTTCATAAACAACCACTGAATTTCTCATCTGGGCTCTTTGCTTCCTCCGGTGTGCTTGCAGAAAGCAGCCCTCTCAGCATTGCCAACCGCTTACAGAAAAGGGAACTAAGGCCCATTGTCACACAGAGAGCAAGTTGCAGTTTGGGTTCAAAATTTTCATTGACAATAGTACTTTCATAAGGGGAGGGAAATCATTTAGGTTTCTAGGCAGAGAAAAAAACGTATAACTTGACTTATAACTTAGGTGTATTTTTGCTGTCCCAATTGTTTGATTACTTTATATCTTGAAGATGTCTTCAAagatttctctgctttttttctcatCAGAGAATCACATTTTGGAAGATGTAAACAAGTGTGTAATTGCTCTCCAAGAAAAAGATGTTGATGGTCTAGACCGCACTGCTGGTGCCATCCGGGGTCGAGCAGCCAGAGTTATTCATGTTGTCACTTCAGAGATGGATAATTATGAACCTGGAGTCTACACTGAAAAGGTTCTTGAGGCTACCAGACTGCTTTCTAATACAGGTGAGTATGGcgaatgtcttttttctttcttgaggatCCAATTAACTACAGTGTAGGAactattacaaaattattttaccaCTTTATTGAAGAAGAAAGcttaatatatatgggaaaattgcattttaaattttctctagtAAATATCATTTGCTTTTAAGGAATTCAGCCTCTTAGCCGTAAACATTACGAGAAGTTTGACcatatatcactttttaaaaataagcatttagcaAGAATGGCAAGGAATGGGGAGTTGATTTTGTTATAAAGGCTAGTTGATAAGGTTATAACATTAATTTGGCCATATGACCCAcagtattgttattttattttatttcagttatGCCACGTTTTACTGAGCAAGTAGAGGCTGCTGTGGAAGCTCTCAGTTCTGATCCCGCCCAACCAATGgatgaaaatgaatttattgaTGCCTCGCGATTGGTCTATGATGGCATTAGAGACATCAGAAAAGCTGTGTTGATGATAAGGGTGAGGAGCTGTATTTGCAACAGTTTAACTGCATGGTTATTTGCTCAGTTTCATTAATGAAGCATTCTGGGGCTAAGCTATGACTCAGCTATGATATATcaaaatcatgattttaaaagCTGTTAAAACCAGATATTTAATTATGTTGTCAAAAATGACTCTTAAATGCAACCTAAAACCAAAACTTTGTCAAAGTAGGGTAAGTCCAAATAATATTGATAAGACAATTTAATTTAGAACAAATATTCAATTCAAGATTAAAAATTTAGTTCTTACatggcttaaaaaaaattaaatcttttaaatgaatttcaacTTACTTTACCCAAATAAGTAGTTCCTTTAAAGCAGATGTTTAGCAGTTCTTTTGGCATAAGGGATGAAACACTgtgcttggagtcaagaagacctggtaATCCTCACTAAGATActgactttgtgaccctgagcaaatccctCTCCCTACTCCTCACCTTGTGctcaattagatttttttcccctgagcctGAAttcgaactcagatcctcctgacttcaggactggtgctctgtccactgcaccatctagctgcccctccattagatttttcatatatttcccgATGTAAGGGGTGGAAGAGTTGTTTCCAAGGTTAAACAAAGTGCGAATGCTTATACCCCTGCATGGgtcaggaaaacagaaaattagaaaaggcaaattaTTGAccaataaatggaaaataagtaTTTGTCCAGGACTTTACTACAACATGGTAACGTTTAATAatagtgtattttattttgtttaaaatttaatcaaaattaagtCTGGTTATGAGTACAGGCTTAAAACTTTGGTCTCTTGAGTCAACTTTAAGACTCAGATTATGCAGCTTAAAAAGATatgaacctgaagtcagaaagatctgaattcaaatccaactgcagacatatattagctgtgtaatcttgggcaggtcatttaatcccatttgcctcttTCCCCCAAATCCTATATTTACAGGATGGTTCTTTCTGTTCAGGCAGAGGAAGACAAATACAGAGAAAATCCCAAGACACTTTTCATAAGGCCTCAGAGAAAAATTTGTAGATTGCCTATTGTCTAAGCTCACATGGGCTTCTAAAAGGCTCTCATGGATGAGTGGAACAAAAGAGGGTCCTTGCCTGGTTGTTTGGGTTCATATCTGTCATTGGTAATAAGTGCTGTTCCTAGAATTTCCCGTAAACATTGGGTCTTTTTATGGTTATGGAACTTGAGAAATGTTAGCAAAAATGAAAACTTGAAAAATGCCTTCAGCGAGAGCTTCAGTAGATTTCTAAGTTGTCCTTAAGTTCAGAGTAGGAAGGCTGAAGCTGCTTTGAGGTCTGCTCACTGTAGGGAAAGATGGTGACATCAGGCCAGTCATGTTTGCCCTTTGTGGAGGTGATCAAGAGCTGGCTACAAAGTCCCCTTCCCTCATTAGTTGACTCCTTACCATGATATGCCTTAGTGTCAGTTTTTGCTATCTATAAACGGTTTTGTATGTGCCAGACTTTTTACTATGGTTATGAGAAATTCTCCATTACAAGTGAGGCAGTGTGACTACACAGAGTTGCCCACAAGGTGCTGACTTACACTAGTGGGAATTTTCTCACATGGGAATCCTTATATTCATGAACCCACCAATATAGATCCTGCATAATCATCACAAACATCTATTTGTAGAAACTACCAGATCCTATGAATCCTTTTGCATTTAATTGAAAGTTACTTGTGATTCCTTTACTTGCTGCCATTGTCACTCTGAGAATGAGgcatgatttttattaatttttctctttagtaGAAAAGGCGTAATGCTATTTAAGAAGCCTCCATTTTGAGTACAGCAACTTCCATCCACAATAGTTTTCACCTTTGTCTTCATTTGGAGGTTTCTGGGAAACCTATCAAGTCCTGCACACGTATACACGAAGAATAACCAGCCTTAACTCCTCAGtgaacatttaaataattaaggCTTAACCaaacttgttttttcttccttaccaGAGCCACAAAACATAACttccccaaaactgagtctgaaGCTCTTTGGGCAGCAGAGTGATCAGTTGGTCACTTTGGATCAATTTTCATCTTTGTAGAAAAAGCTACAgcaaactagagatcattgtaaTTTGTACCTCTGGTATTAGTTAACCAGACTCATATATAGAAATAGTAcatgtaagaaaatattttattgtgcATATTTAGCTACCTAGAGCCATTAAATGCTAGACAGATCCCAAAGTCAGTTGTGTGGGTTTATGTGTTCTGCACAAAAACTGAGCCATCGAGCTACAAGTGAGCAGCTCTCACACAAATGCATCAGTCCTTGACCCTTTGAAGGTTTTGTTCTCAGTTATGGTCTGAACAACAAATTGGTGCCCTTTGAAAGTGTAGGATATACTTTTGGTGTCTCTGGGGCTGAAACCTACTAACTTGTTTAATGTGATCTTATAAATGCTGAACATGTTGTTAAGGTCCTTCTTACATGGACTTAGTGAATGTGGCACAGTCTGTGCCTGAAATTGTCTGTCAGTGAGGATTCTGAGCAGTTGGGTATGGGGCACAGGgtgctgctacaaaaattttgtgCTGAGAATGCTTGCCATCCTCGCTTTCCCCTAATCTGACTTTCTAGCTGAAAGTTGTGTGGTTTATTTATCACTTGAAAGCGGCTGACTTTGACTCATTGGAAATGTTAACGAGACTTATTGAGGTGGCTGTTTTTGGTTTTAGACTCCTGAAGAGTTGGATGATTCTGACTTTGAGACGGAAGACTTTGATGTTAGAAGTAGAACAAGCATCCAAACTGAAGATGATCAGCTCATTGCTGGCCAGAGTGCACGGGTAAGGATACAGTTTCGTTAGAGAAAATTGATGTTTCAACATTTTCACCCCCTCTGAACTGTGTGGTCTCGTGTGTACGCGtgcacacacaacacacacacacacctctacTCTTTTCTGCAGAAGATACACTCTCAGTGCTTTGACTAACGTTTTTTATCCTTTCATGCAgtaaaaatgaagcagaaaatgaAGGCACAAGTAAAACTGCTGTATTGAGGTTGAGTAGGCTGCAGAGTTTTCCAAAATGCCTAATAACATTTAGTTCAGATAAAACCCAAGGAAGGAAAACCTGCCTCTTTAGAACAGGGTTATGGTCCTTTCCAGTGGAAATGAAACAAAGATAATGGAATCTTTGGTTCAGGAAAATGCATTAAGCCAAAGAAAATGACAGTGGCTTTCATCCAAAATCAACCACCCTTCCCTTTGCAAGTTCTATTGTTTGGGTCTCAAATGTTATATACATGGGAAATAATTAATTACTGACTGCTGAAATATTAACGATGCTACAAATAGCTGATGCTGTTTCCTTTATTTGAAGTATTACATATTCAATCACGACTATTTGGTGTTCTTGGGAGGATACCATGAAAAACTACtagaagtagatttttaaaaaattcttctaaaaatcACTTGAACAGTGGTTTCCTATTAAACaaattctgaaattttaattttataaactaTACTTAGGAGAAACTATTACATTATTCTTTTGTCTGTATTTGGTATTTCTCTTGCACTCAGGATAAGGATATTGCCTATCTTGAGTTGTCAGAGAACTGTGACCTTCTTGGAGAACGGACCCTAGACTATTGTGACATTCTTTTCCCTCCTGGTTTTGGGTGGCTGGCTGCTGCCTCATGCCACAGATTGTCACTGGAAGTGCTTCTGTGTTGAAGTAAAACTAAATGGAAGTTTGATGAAACTTAAACGCAGGGTGACATGGTGGAAATTTATATTCCTCAGtggatttctctttcctctttcctccttcaaaGACACACTTTTAAACCACTTCTGAATTaccttgaaaaaaataagatgtaAAGCATTATGCTAAAGTGAAAAAGGTCCATTTTTACTATTCTAaggcaaattatttttatgaagtaACTCCTTTTGTAAAAAGTGGAGTTTGAGACTTGAAAGGTTAGAGTGAGTTTTGTAACAGAATAAGAAAGATAACACAGCTGCATAAGTCTTCTActgatctcagtttccctttAAGAACTTGTTCTTGCAGGTTGATAGGTAGTTCAGTATGTTATAAACTTCAATCCAAGATGAAAAGAAAACCTTTTGGACAAAATGAAGCTTATTATGTTATTATCCTATCTATATGTCATAGATCCTATCTATATGTCATATTCTTGGAAAAACCAATAGAAATTCTGGATAATGTACTTGGAGAACTCTATATCCTCTTTTTATGAACATTTTGTGTTCACTTTATTTCAGGCTATCATGGCCCAGCTTCCCCAAGAACAGAAGGCTAAAATTGCTGAGCAGGTGGCCAGCTTTCAGGAAGAAAAGAGCAAACTGGATGCTGAAGTATCCAAATGGGATGATAGTGGCAATGACATTATTGTCCTGGCCAAACAGATGTGCATGATCATGATGGAGATGACAGATTTCACCAGGTGAATCCACAGGGGAACATTCTATAAGGCAGCATTGGCTATATTTTAGCAATCAGGgtgtgggggggaagagggagagagatggctGAGGAGTCCTGAGTGCTTCCTGTTCTATTCTTGAGATTTTTCTAGTAGCAAATTAAAGTAATGCCTGCTTGTAGGACTTCATCTTCTGAAGGGTGTTAATTCTACCTTAGTTGCTGGTTTTTGTCCTAATGGTTATGATTAGATTTCCCTATTGAGGGCCCAGCAACAAGAGCATAGTGCTTGACCGCCTCTGCCCAAAGAAGCCACTCTCAAAGGCACAGCTATCAGCCTTTCTCTGCTTATTCAAAGGATTTAGAATTCCTAGCTTTGATTATGAgtgttttctaattatttattaattttttttaacagaggtAAAGGACCACTTAAAAATACATCAGATGTAATTAGTGCGGCTAAGAAAATTGCTGAGGCAGGATCAAGGATGGATAAGTTGGGAAGAACCATTGCAGACCATGTAAGTATCAGGGCTATATATGATATGAATAATGACCGCAATTCTTGTATCTTAGTTGTTAATTATAATCACTTGCAAAGAATACACGACATCATGGAGAGAGCCAAAGAACAGAAtttgaacattaaaaaataacactATGCCCTCCTTGAGGATTCAGCATTGTAGAGGATAATACAAGATTATGTAGCATTTGGGGCAGCAGCTTTGGAGGTAAAGAACACAGCCAGAGGTACAGAATGCTGCTgaggtttaaaaagaaaagaaaagaaaaaacccagactCTTCGGGAATTCAGTCACACTACTCTATCTAGTCTGAACAACCAGCATTTGCTTTTAGCAGAATTAACataatatagaaatttttttaaaagcaattttcatgaatgttaattttctcatttggatTTTATCATCTGACTAGCTTTTATGtccccttaattttctttttcttttttcccatatcACATTATGGGTGTAATTAGGTAAACTTGTGCTATCATGAAGCTTGTTCCAAACACATCCCAGTTGCCTGTTTTCCCTCCCTTGTGCCACAAGTCCATCTCTGATCCACCTTTAGTGAGCAGGCCCAAGTGGCAGCCCTGATAGGTGATAGTACACAGTGCTTTACCTGCCCTTAGGTCGCTAATATGGTCTTTCCTTTCAGTGCCCAGATTCGGCCTGCAAACAGGACCTGCTGGCCTACCTGCAGCGCATCGCCCTGTACTGCCACCAGCTCAACATCTGCAGCAAAGTCAAAGCCGAGGTGCAGAACCTGGGCGGGGAGCTAGTCGTCTCTGGGGTGAGTTTTTCTGAATGCGAATAAATTTGCTCAGGTCAGAACAAATtgtttcttattaaaaaacacaGTTTGGATTTCTGACCTAGATCCtcggggaaaaataaaaaaggtaaggaGATGAGAAGTTTAACATACATTATGTGGTGGCTCTAAGCTGTGCTGCTGAAACTAGCTGAGAGGCACGGGCCAAGCTCATTATCACTAATTGGGAGAAAATAagtttatctatttgtttttttcctgaggtagttggggttaagtgacttgcccaggatcattcatccaggaagtgttatgtatctgagaccatatttgaactcaggtcctgacttcagggctggtgctctatccactgcaccaactagctgccctgaaaTAAGTTTTTATACTTGTTTTCCATCTTAGCcataaagaagtgaaaaaaagtcatgaagtttttcttttcccttagagAACTATATATGTAGTTATAGATCTTGAATGGAACTTTAGAAATGATCAGCCCTGCTTCCAGTAAGAGCTGCAATTTTCAGAGTGTGGGCCTTTGGTCCCTAGCCCTAGGGCACCAGGACTTGTGCTGCATATGATGTGCCCATAATCTGCCATTTACATTTATCACTACCATCAAGGTAGAATTTGGAAAATCTGAGGTTCCTGAAAGGAGTTATGGCATTACAAATACATTATAGTCACTATAGCCTTTCAGACCCACATTGCTTTTTAGAAATTCAGGTGAGCTGGATGGCTACAGACCTTGTCAAGTCAAACATTAACAATCTAGGCCTCACAGGCCTGGTGCATGATTCATCCAAATCAGTTCTGGCATTGCTGAATAGGGGTGAGccattatttaagaaaaaaattttactagGTTGTAATGGACATTAATAATGTTGGCTCTTAAGAGTAATCCTGTTGAAAACTGCTGTCCTTTTCATTTCTCATGATTCTTCATTCTGGAGAGATTGCTCCTAGAGAGGATTCCTCCTAACCTGATTTGATAAGAACATTTCTGAAATGTCCATTGGGTTGTCCGATCCCCAGACACTGTTTGACTACACAGGAATTACTCATTGATCCAGGATCTCTAATAATCTTGGCCAAAATTACATGAGCTCCTGAGGCCTTGCTCACGATTTCTCTCTCATTGGAATGAGATAGAATTGCACCAAGACCTAGAACACCCATGCACAGAAGAATGTTTAGGGATATTTTTTGCTTATGTTTCCAATGGAaagaaatgctattttatttatgagTCTGGGAAAGTtaggatatatatttttcccttctatATTCATGTACCCAGTGATATTTTAACCAAGAACCACTCTATTAGTGGTATTGATTCTCTGTTGTTCCTATGACCTATAATCACCATGAAGCAAAAGAGCTTTGCTTGCTATCTTTCCCCATCGCAATAATCTGCCTCTACCTCTACCTGCCTCTAGTTACATCTGCACTTACAGGACAAAATCTTAACTCCTTATCTGCACAGAGGGCTCCCCTTCCCACTGCACCCCCTTGATTTATCTTCCTCTGGGACCCAGAGCTTCTTCACTTTAGGTCTTGAATTCCCTTGGAAAGTCTGGTAAAATATATACACTCCTCAGAAGAGTGTTCTAAAAGGGACAGAAGTACaaaagaagccaattatatt
The DNA window shown above is from Sminthopsis crassicaudata isolate SCR6 chromosome 2, ASM4859323v1, whole genome shotgun sequence and carries:
- the CTNNA1 gene encoding catenin alpha-1 isoform X2; translated protein: MADSSCTRDDRRERIVAECNAVRQALQDLLSEYMGNAGRKERSDALNSAIDKMTKKTRDLRRQLRKAVMDHVSDSFLETNVPLLVLIEAAKNGNEKEVKEYAQVFREHANKLIEVANLACSISNNEEGVKLVRMSASQLEALCPQVINAALALAAKPQSKLAQENMDLFKEQWEKQVRVLTDAVDDITSIDDFLAVSENHILEDVNKCVIALQEKDVDGLDRTAGAIRGRAARVIHVVTSEMDNYEPGVYTEKVLEATRLLSNTVMPRFTEQVEAAVEALSSDPAQPMDENEFIDASRLVYDGIRDIRKAVLMIRTPEELDDSDFETEDFDVRSRTSIQTEDDQLIAGQSARAIMAQLPQEQKAKIAEQVASFQEEKSKLDAEVSKWDDSGNDIIVLAKQMCMIMMEMTDFTRGKGPLKNTSDVISAAKKIAEAGSRMDKLGRTIADHCPDSACKQDLLAYLQRIALYCHQLNICSKVKAEVQNLGGELVVSGVDSAMSLIQAAKNLMNAVVQTVKASYVASTKYQKSQGMASLNLPAVSWKMKAPEKKPLVKREKQDETQTKIKRASQKKHVNPVQALSEFKAMDSI